In Leptodesmis sichuanensis A121, the following are encoded in one genomic region:
- a CDS encoding class I SAM-dependent methyltransferase — protein sequence MQLEPVCCGVCSGDQWREYAKGKDYEYNTSDDVFQIVECQLCGNLYLNPRPTKSELSTIYPPNYYAYNYNVAINPIAIRAKNWLDKVKVKQWLQHLSTPTPRFLDVGCGNGRYLKMLHQLGVPRDYLYGVEMSDRQIEQLKADGFHGYYGRIEDVEDQLPAASFDLIVLLQVLEHVENPRQMMASLAKLLAPGGILIVETPNTKSWDVKLFRRGYWGGYHIPRHWNLLSAATLKRLANEQGLDIKTFNFLPAHSFWIFSFHHWISDRWKNKTLANWFNPYQNLILLTIFTGFDLVRARLGFSTSNIQMVALKPYPPPEQE from the coding sequence TTGCAACTTGAGCCAGTTTGTTGTGGTGTGTGTAGTGGTGATCAATGGCGCGAGTATGCTAAGGGCAAGGACTACGAGTACAATACATCTGATGATGTGTTTCAGATTGTGGAATGTCAGTTGTGTGGCAACCTATATCTGAATCCTCGTCCGACAAAATCAGAATTATCAACTATTTATCCGCCTAACTACTACGCCTATAACTACAATGTGGCGATTAATCCGATCGCAATTCGGGCTAAGAATTGGTTGGATAAGGTTAAGGTAAAACAATGGCTCCAACATCTCTCAACTCCAACACCTCGCTTTTTAGATGTGGGGTGTGGAAATGGGCGATACCTGAAGATGTTGCATCAACTGGGTGTCCCCAGAGATTACTTATATGGGGTCGAAATGAGCGATCGCCAGATTGAGCAACTAAAGGCAGACGGCTTTCATGGCTACTATGGCCGGATTGAGGATGTAGAAGACCAGTTACCAGCCGCATCCTTTGATTTGATTGTACTTTTGCAGGTGCTCGAGCACGTTGAGAATCCCCGTCAGATGATGGCATCCCTGGCTAAATTACTGGCTCCAGGTGGCATCTTGATTGTGGAAACTCCAAACACCAAAAGTTGGGATGTCAAACTGTTTCGTCGGGGTTACTGGGGCGGATATCATATCCCGCGTCACTGGAATTTACTGAGTGCTGCGACGCTGAAACGGCTGGCCAATGAGCAGGGGTTGGACATCAAAACGTTCAACTTTTTGCCAGCCCATTCCTTCTGGATCTTCTCGTTTCATCACTGGATCAGCGATCGCTGGAAAAACAAAACCTTAGCCAATTGGTTCAACCCCTATCAGAATCTAATCTTACTAACCATTTTTACTGGATTTGATCTGGTACGGGCCAGACTGGGCTTTTCAACTTCGAATATCCAAATGGTTGCCTTAAAACCCTATCCCCCTCCTGAACAGGAATGA
- a CDS encoding fatty acid desaturase family protein: MLSSHGDNTGQVEAGEIEVVDFYGLPGEATLGDVEQKIRAAIDKERLRAWLQPHPWRVYRDLAFRWGTIGLAMFGAAHWQNWVAYLLAFFVIGFSQYGLFILGHDAIHYTLHLNRKVNDLLARWLIYGPLFMGLDDGRRNHLNHHRWVGTTNDPDRYLHSLADKNSRLKLFFFCTGLATFGKTVLKVSPFGKRQQHKTATEKLAPGNFKGYGLSQPLTEYFSQRISVFVMQILLIVSFLAIGLPWWSYLVLWIAPIYFCVFLPDEVRAFCDHAVDLVPDTAADPYRLVSFTPSWLEATVFSPHNMNYHAEHHLFPAVPYYNLNQVHQDLRHNSHITVKRSYVGYLVQLFAKLPLPTVCSSYS, translated from the coding sequence GTGTTAAGTTCGCATGGCGATAATACCGGACAGGTAGAGGCAGGCGAGATTGAAGTTGTAGATTTTTATGGATTGCCTGGTGAAGCAACCCTCGGCGATGTTGAACAGAAAATCCGAGCTGCAATAGACAAAGAACGGTTAAGGGCATGGCTTCAACCCCATCCGTGGCGAGTGTATCGAGATCTAGCCTTCCGATGGGGAACGATCGGGTTGGCTATGTTCGGAGCCGCTCACTGGCAAAACTGGGTAGCCTACCTCCTGGCTTTTTTCGTGATTGGTTTTTCCCAATACGGCCTGTTTATTCTGGGGCATGATGCTATTCATTACACCTTACATCTCAACCGTAAAGTGAATGATCTGCTGGCCCGCTGGCTAATTTACGGCCCGCTGTTCATGGGCCTGGATGATGGCCGACGCAACCATCTTAATCATCACCGCTGGGTTGGAACTACCAATGACCCAGATCGCTACCTGCACAGTCTGGCAGACAAAAACTCCCGTTTAAAGCTGTTTTTTTTCTGCACGGGATTAGCAACCTTCGGCAAAACGGTGCTGAAGGTATCTCCTTTTGGCAAACGGCAACAGCACAAGACTGCAACAGAAAAGCTCGCCCCTGGAAATTTCAAGGGTTATGGATTATCACAGCCCTTGACGGAGTACTTCAGCCAGCGCATTTCGGTGTTTGTGATGCAGATTTTGCTGATCGTTTCGTTTCTGGCGATCGGGCTACCCTGGTGGAGCTACTTAGTTCTTTGGATTGCTCCAATTTATTTCTGTGTTTTCCTGCCAGATGAAGTACGGGCCTTTTGTGACCATGCCGTTGATCTCGTACCGGATACGGCAGCGGATCCTTATCGCTTGGTATCGTTTACCCCATCATGGCTGGAAGCGACGGTCTTCTCTCCCCACAATATGAATTATCATGCCGAGCATCATTTGTTCCCGGCTGTCCCTTATTACAATCTGAATCAGGTTCATCAGGATTTGCGACACAACTCCCACATCACTGTTAAACGGAGTTACGTGGGTTATTTAGTCCAATTGTTTGCTAAGTTACCCCTACCCACCGTTTGCAGTTCTTACTCGTAA
- a CDS encoding class I SAM-dependent methyltransferase, which produces MIRTKKNNFSEYYKHQAGFGGLVSSVSMYARQKMYQSLVEMVAPTEKTTVLDVGVTCDRRTDSNFFEKLYPYSHNITAVGLEDASFLEQDHPGLTFIQTDGSKLPFPDQSFDLVVCFAVIEHVGDRAQQRAFVQELCRVGRACFITTPNRWYPIEFHTTLPLVHWLPSAWFRQILKWLGKDFWASEKNLNLLSEKEVLSFFPQQTRVYTRHFRLLGPISNLVFYVEN; this is translated from the coding sequence ATGATCCGCACAAAGAAAAATAACTTCAGTGAATATTACAAGCACCAGGCTGGCTTCGGAGGGTTAGTCAGTTCTGTCTCAATGTATGCCCGCCAGAAAATGTATCAGTCCTTAGTGGAGATGGTTGCGCCTACGGAAAAAACAACGGTTCTGGATGTGGGGGTCACATGCGATCGCCGGACTGACTCCAATTTCTTTGAAAAACTCTACCCCTATTCCCACAACATTACGGCAGTTGGCTTGGAAGATGCGTCTTTTCTAGAGCAGGATCATCCTGGGCTTACGTTTATTCAAACGGATGGTTCCAAGCTGCCTTTTCCCGACCAGAGCTTTGATTTAGTCGTCTGTTTCGCGGTGATTGAGCATGTGGGCGATCGCGCTCAGCAACGAGCTTTTGTTCAGGAACTGTGTCGGGTTGGTCGTGCCTGTTTTATTACCACGCCTAACCGCTGGTACCCGATTGAATTTCACACTACCCTGCCGCTGGTACATTGGCTTCCCTCCGCCTGGTTCCGCCAGATCCTGAAATGGCTTGGTAAAGACTTTTGGGCATCAGAAAAAAACTTAAATCTGCTGTCAGAGAAGGAAGTGTTGAGTTTTTTTCCGCAGCAAACCAGGGTTTACACCAGACATTTCAGACTACTGGGGCCGATATCGAATCTGGTTTTTTATGTGGAAAACTGA
- a CDS encoding class I SAM-dependent methyltransferase: MNLIEQIHDRYIFNRRVRVLSGQLARLVPQNARLLDVGCGDGSLTHLLSQKRPDVQPHGIDVLVRDQTWIPVMPFDGQVIPYGDASFDVVMFVDVLHHTVDPMVLLREAMRVARQAIILKDHTCNGWLAGPTLRFMDQVGNQRYGVALPYNYWPQQKWCNAFEKLGLTIGAWNQRLGLYPPPLSWFFERSLHFVARLDLNQI, encoded by the coding sequence ATGAATTTAATTGAACAGATTCATGACCGATATATTTTTAATCGTCGCGTTCGGGTTCTCAGTGGCCAGTTAGCCAGATTAGTTCCGCAGAATGCCCGGTTGTTAGATGTGGGTTGTGGGGACGGTTCACTCACCCACTTACTCAGTCAGAAGCGCCCAGATGTTCAACCTCATGGTATTGATGTGCTGGTGCGAGATCAGACCTGGATTCCAGTCATGCCATTCGACGGACAAGTCATTCCCTACGGGGATGCCAGTTTTGATGTGGTGATGTTTGTAGATGTCCTGCATCACACTGTCGATCCCATGGTATTGCTGCGCGAAGCTATGCGGGTTGCTCGTCAGGCGATTATCCTCAAAGACCACACCTGCAACGGCTGGCTGGCTGGCCCAACTCTGCGATTTATGGATCAGGTTGGAAATCAGCGGTATGGTGTAGCACTCCCTTACAACTATTGGCCGCAACAGAAGTGGTGTAATGCCTTCGAAAAACTGGGTTTGACCATCGGTGCCTGGAATCAACGGTTAGGTCTTTATCCACCTCCACTCAGCTGGTTTTTTGAGCGATCGCTACATTTTGTTGCCCGACTGGATTTAAATCAAATATGA
- a CDS encoding ABC transporter permease has translation MTQKILNLKRYLPINHAVWLKLDLLKTLVQRNLEARYKGSVLGNLWPILNQLSQLLVYTYVFSVVLKVKLNLPDLPATNLIFGLWLFAGLIPWNAFTTGFLQASTAVIDQPNLVKKVVFPLGLLPLVPILTAFVESTMGLMLLIVFTSVTTQTIHPTILLLPLIWLPQLLLTAGLGYLTSALTVFLRDIPQTLGVILNLWFYVTPIIYPASSVPAALRPLVFWVNPFTIVIELYRDLILIGQVNHWLEWGVMSLLSLIIFYIGLSIYRRLRPAFADVL, from the coding sequence ATGACGCAAAAAATACTAAATCTGAAGCGTTATCTACCCATTAACCATGCTGTGTGGCTCAAGCTCGATCTTCTCAAAACTCTGGTTCAGCGTAATTTGGAAGCTCGCTACAAAGGTTCTGTTCTCGGTAACCTGTGGCCAATTCTAAATCAGCTTTCCCAATTGCTGGTTTACACTTATGTTTTCTCGGTCGTCCTTAAGGTTAAACTCAACCTGCCGGACTTGCCTGCGACCAATCTTATCTTTGGTCTCTGGCTCTTTGCTGGTCTGATTCCCTGGAATGCTTTTACGACTGGTTTTCTTCAGGCTTCAACAGCTGTCATTGATCAGCCAAACCTGGTTAAGAAGGTGGTGTTTCCGCTAGGACTGTTGCCTCTAGTTCCAATTCTGACAGCCTTTGTTGAAAGTACAATGGGTCTTATGTTACTGATTGTGTTTACATCTGTAACAACTCAGACGATTCATCCCACAATTCTGCTACTGCCACTGATCTGGTTGCCTCAATTACTGCTAACGGCAGGGTTGGGCTATTTAACTTCTGCCCTAACTGTTTTTTTGAGGGATATCCCGCAAACATTAGGGGTAATTCTAAATCTTTGGTTTTATGTTACTCCTATCATCTATCCAGCTTCATCTGTTCCGGCAGCTTTACGTCCGCTGGTATTTTGGGTTAATCCCTTCACAATCGTCATTGAACTCTATCGGGACTTAATTCTGATCGGGCAGGTGAATCATTGGCTGGAGTGGGGGGTAATGAGCTTACTTTCACTTATTATCTTTTATATTGGGCTATCAATTTACCGTCGACTCCGGCCTGCTTTTGCAGATGTTCTTTAG
- a CDS encoding ABC transporter ATP-binding protein → MAEVAVSLQGISKCFRQYAKPLDRLKEMLLPGKKQGQEFWALQDITLDIYRGETFGIIGRNGAGKSTLLQLICGTLQPTKGTVQVNGRVAALLELGAGFNPEFSGRDNVYMNGAILGLSRAEIDKRFDDIAAFADIGNFIDQPVKTYSSGMYVRLAFASAIHVEPDILIVDEALAVGDIFFQQKCFRHLENLRDKGTSIIFVSHDTQAVVKLCDRAIILQNGYLKHQGKPADMAAKYIELYYSQFYDEVNSEVKSEANEQPNSTSVSTEESDSLPVTLTAPESRAEFFNLPTEFTCDFPASDRYGCAVGLIQGIAITGSQGEHKSSFEVGEEITLSIKINPHSIDLCPLNIGFQLKNRLGQIVVGTNTCMIGKIMDPELFGQSFICQFKFNLSLFPDRYTISPAVAEYEPDACVIYDWIEGATVIETFLNGSLQQAGIYFPNIVVETAGTGFLKGDC, encoded by the coding sequence ATGGCCGAAGTTGCAGTCTCTCTACAGGGTATTTCAAAATGCTTCAGGCAGTATGCAAAACCCCTTGACCGATTAAAGGAGATGCTTCTGCCAGGTAAAAAGCAGGGTCAGGAATTTTGGGCTTTACAGGATATTACCCTGGATATCTACAGGGGAGAAACGTTTGGCATAATTGGGCGTAATGGAGCAGGTAAGTCAACCTTACTGCAACTGATATGTGGTACGTTGCAACCCACCAAAGGAACAGTTCAGGTGAATGGTCGGGTGGCAGCTTTACTGGAACTGGGAGCCGGGTTTAATCCAGAGTTTTCTGGTCGAGATAATGTTTACATGAACGGGGCAATTCTGGGGTTGTCAAGAGCAGAAATAGACAAGCGATTTGATGATATTGCTGCTTTTGCAGATATTGGCAACTTTATTGATCAGCCTGTCAAAACTTATTCTAGTGGAATGTATGTTCGATTGGCATTTGCCTCTGCGATTCACGTTGAGCCGGATATTTTGATTGTCGATGAAGCATTAGCAGTTGGCGATATTTTCTTTCAACAAAAATGCTTTCGGCATTTAGAAAACTTACGTGATAAAGGAACTTCCATTATCTTTGTCAGCCATGATACTCAAGCAGTTGTAAAGTTATGCGATCGCGCCATCATTCTACAAAATGGTTACTTGAAACACCAGGGAAAACCTGCTGATATGGCTGCGAAATACATTGAACTGTATTACAGTCAGTTTTATGATGAAGTGAACAGTGAGGTAAAGAGTGAAGCAAACGAACAGCCCAATTCAACTTCAGTTTCAACTGAAGAAAGTGACTCTTTGCCTGTTACGTTGACGGCTCCAGAAAGTCGTGCTGAATTTTTTAATCTCCCAACTGAATTTACGTGCGATTTTCCAGCCAGCGATCGATACGGATGTGCAGTGGGGCTGATCCAGGGAATTGCAATTACAGGATCTCAAGGAGAGCACAAGTCTAGTTTTGAAGTTGGCGAAGAAATAACTTTATCCATCAAAATTAATCCTCACTCTATAGATCTGTGCCCGTTAAATATTGGATTTCAACTTAAGAATCGTCTGGGACAAATAGTTGTTGGAACTAATACTTGTATGATTGGAAAAATCATGGATCCTGAATTGTTTGGCCAATCATTTATTTGTCAGTTTAAATTCAACCTTTCTCTGTTTCCAGATCGATATACTATATCACCAGCAGTAGCTGAATACGAGCCTGATGCCTGTGTTATCTACGATTGGATTGAGGGTGCAACCGTCATTGAAACGTTCCTGAATGGATCGTTGCAACAGGCTGGAATTTACTTCCCAAACATAGTTGTTGAAACGGCTGGCACTGGTTTTCTAAAGGGTGATTGCTAA
- a CDS encoding glycosyltransferase, producing MHNQEIIFCIPIYNDWESARLLLEQIDSVVYKHKLNASVLLVDDASTDYIPKDLAETLGYIQQLEILKLRRNLGHQRAIALGLTFIYQERPCRAVVIMDGDGEDSPSDVIRLLKQFETHQGKRIIFAKRARRSEGLRFRIFYQFYKLIHWGLTGRKVEVGNFSIIPSELLEHIVGISELWNHYAASVFKARLPIDKVAIARAKRLQGKSKMNFFSLVIHGLSAISVFGEEVGVRLLFVASILMLITLSGFSTVVIIKLFTPLAIPGWATSAAVGFLTIFLNAFLLSLIFVFTILQSRNNSSFLPLRDYKYYITGLIDSRYHPKMQYLEANDD from the coding sequence ATGCACAATCAAGAAATCATTTTCTGTATTCCGATTTATAACGACTGGGAGTCTGCTCGTTTATTGTTAGAGCAGATCGATTCAGTTGTTTATAAGCACAAACTGAATGCATCTGTTCTCTTGGTAGATGATGCCTCAACAGACTACATTCCGAAAGACTTAGCAGAGACGTTGGGCTATATTCAACAACTTGAGATTCTCAAGCTACGAAGAAATTTAGGACATCAGCGAGCGATCGCACTGGGCCTGACATTTATTTATCAGGAGCGGCCCTGTCGCGCAGTCGTCATCATGGATGGAGATGGCGAAGACTCACCCTCAGATGTAATCCGATTGCTAAAACAATTTGAAACTCATCAGGGAAAACGTATTATTTTTGCAAAACGCGCTCGTCGCTCTGAAGGTCTTAGATTCCGGATATTCTATCAGTTCTATAAACTAATCCACTGGGGATTAACTGGTCGAAAAGTCGAAGTCGGAAATTTTAGCATTATTCCCTCTGAACTCTTGGAGCATATTGTTGGCATTTCTGAACTCTGGAATCACTACGCAGCAAGTGTTTTTAAGGCACGTCTGCCAATTGATAAAGTTGCGATCGCACGAGCCAAACGATTGCAAGGAAAATCAAAAATGAATTTCTTCTCCCTGGTAATTCATGGCCTAAGCGCTATTTCAGTTTTTGGCGAGGAAGTTGGTGTCCGGTTGCTGTTCGTAGCTAGCATTTTGATGCTCATAACATTATCAGGATTTTCCACTGTTGTAATCATCAAACTTTTTACCCCTCTAGCAATTCCAGGATGGGCAACTTCTGCCGCGGTTGGCTTTCTCACTATTTTCCTGAATGCATTTCTACTTTCCTTAATTTTTGTCTTCACCATTTTGCAATCAAGAAATAACTCATCGTTCTTACCACTCAGAGACTACAAATATTATATAACTGGACTTATTGATAGTCGGTATCACCCAAAAATGCAGTATTTGGAGGCTAATGATGATTAG
- a CDS encoding class I SAM-dependent methyltransferase, with protein MTNAFTYVGNELDIFASATNWKQYFSRQLQPYIRGDILEVGAGIGTTTHILCREKKRSWTCLEPDVQLVNRLIDSLHDTTLPVKPSVINSTVNQLLPDQQFDTILYIDVLEHIENDANELITAASHLRQNGMLIVLSPAHQMLYTPFDRAIGHFRRYDKASLKAISPPGLTLKRCFYLDSVGLLASLGNRLLLQSSMPTPKQIWFWDRVMIPLSRWLDLLLGYRIGKSIVAVWQQ; from the coding sequence ATGACTAATGCTTTTACCTATGTTGGCAATGAACTGGATATATTTGCTTCAGCAACAAACTGGAAACAATATTTCTCCCGACAACTTCAACCTTATATCAGAGGCGATATTTTAGAGGTTGGTGCCGGAATTGGGACAACAACTCACATTTTATGTAGAGAAAAAAAAAGAAGTTGGACTTGCCTAGAACCAGATGTTCAGCTTGTGAATCGATTAATTGACTCATTACATGACACCACCTTGCCTGTTAAGCCATCTGTTATAAACTCTACAGTGAACCAACTCCTGCCAGATCAGCAATTTGATACTATCCTCTATATCGATGTATTAGAGCACATCGAAAATGATGCAAATGAGTTAATCACTGCTGCCAGTCACTTACGGCAAAATGGTATGCTAATTGTGTTATCGCCTGCTCACCAGATGCTCTATACACCTTTTGATCGGGCAATTGGCCACTTTCGGCGGTATGATAAAGCTTCACTGAAAGCAATCTCTCCCCCTGGTTTAACGCTGAAGCGTTGTTTCTATTTAGATAGCGTAGGGCTACTGGCATCTCTTGGCAACCGCCTGCTTTTACAATCAAGTATGCCAACGCCGAAACAAATTTGGTTCTGGGATCGAGTGATGATTCCGTTATCCCGATGGCTTGACCTGCTCTTGGGTTATCGTATTGGCAAATCCATTGTTGCTGTCTGGCAGCAGTGA
- a CDS encoding FkbM family methyltransferase, translated as MRIFQEILLWIYQFFKKSGLLETGWFQYLFSVAYFSYKRYLEDPFWGLTKKYPELFKGGNILDIGANIGYTSCVFSKAITPNFRVYAFEPEEENFTTLKNTIKLHRVVNKVIPIQAAVGESSGEVELWYNETHHADHRILTERYKETGINLSRVSQIPMWSIDRFVELEIGQVPIKFIKIDVQGYELPVCLGMQQTLNNNPDLVIAVEYSPSSITDLGFRSEDLLNFFLERAYFMYSITQRGNLELIGNISPDQLDSINRIVKRRGYIDLLFTQKQLSMS; from the coding sequence ATGCGAATTTTTCAAGAGATCCTTTTATGGATCTATCAATTTTTTAAGAAAAGTGGACTTCTTGAAACTGGGTGGTTTCAGTATTTATTTAGTGTGGCTTATTTCTCATACAAACGCTATCTTGAAGATCCTTTTTGGGGACTAACAAAGAAATATCCAGAGTTATTTAAGGGAGGCAATATCCTCGATATTGGTGCCAACATTGGCTATACTTCCTGTGTTTTCTCAAAAGCCATTACGCCAAACTTTCGAGTCTATGCGTTTGAGCCAGAAGAAGAGAATTTTACTACTCTAAAAAATACGATCAAACTTCATCGGGTAGTAAACAAAGTCATTCCCATTCAGGCGGCTGTAGGAGAGTCTTCGGGAGAAGTAGAGCTTTGGTACAACGAGACGCATCATGCCGATCATCGAATTCTTACAGAAAGGTACAAAGAAACTGGCATCAACTTATCACGGGTTTCTCAGATTCCTATGTGGTCGATCGATCGATTTGTAGAGCTTGAAATAGGTCAGGTACCTATTAAATTTATAAAAATTGATGTACAGGGATACGAACTACCTGTTTGTTTGGGTATGCAACAAACATTAAATAATAACCCAGATCTGGTGATTGCTGTAGAGTATTCGCCCAGTAGTATCACTGATTTAGGCTTTCGCTCGGAAGATCTTTTAAACTTCTTCTTGGAAAGAGCATATTTTATGTATTCTATAACTCAACGAGGAAATCTGGAGTTGATTGGCAATATTAGCCCTGACCAACTTGATAGTATTAACCGGATTGTAAAAAGACGGGGTTATATCGATCTCTTATTCACCCAAAAACAACTTTCAATGAGTTGA
- a CDS encoding FkbM family methyltransferase, producing the protein MSEANTQRSAKSFTAKLPGINRIKAVKDLLLAKLDTLLSSLSNVDIKLNALLENDSPLLQGVIALVKVTQKVQAQTNQIQAQTNQIQAQTDQIQAQTNQLQEQTNHILELLKSIQPKVVVESDADPETRLMAYLYSYLPSRCAIDIGANIGEVSNKLLEAGYEVYAFEPFPDTFNRLKQRFSGNSLFHGYPIAIGAVDETRELYVAQDQSSTHIYKDSTLYNSLTKHTMPDDLVFVDSVPVQVRSLASLHDASELPTDIGLVKIDTEGFDLEVLRGMGNYHYPVVMTEFWDPHIPFGRSAAYNRLEDLVGEMKRKGYHWYLTIYRVWGSEGISFYCNHPRTVEHSWGNVLFFKNYETFSHALKWCSTILATTYFN; encoded by the coding sequence ATGTCTGAAGCTAATACTCAACGTTCTGCCAAATCTTTTACTGCCAAACTGCCTGGAATTAACCGAATTAAAGCTGTTAAAGATCTTCTCCTGGCAAAACTTGATACTCTCCTTTCATCCTTATCGAACGTTGATATTAAGCTTAATGCACTATTAGAAAATGATTCTCCACTTCTACAAGGAGTCATTGCTTTAGTCAAGGTAACTCAAAAGGTTCAAGCACAAACGAATCAGATTCAAGCACAAACGAATCAGATTCAAGCACAAACAGACCAGATTCAAGCACAAACGAATCAGCTTCAAGAGCAAACTAACCACATTTTAGAATTGCTCAAATCAATTCAACCGAAAGTTGTTGTCGAGTCTGATGCAGATCCTGAAACTCGATTAATGGCTTACCTGTATTCCTATTTACCCAGTCGTTGTGCAATTGATATTGGGGCCAATATAGGAGAGGTTTCTAACAAACTATTGGAGGCTGGATACGAGGTCTATGCCTTTGAGCCGTTTCCTGATACTTTTAACCGTTTAAAGCAACGCTTTAGTGGCAATAGTCTATTTCACGGCTATCCCATTGCGATCGGGGCAGTTGATGAAACGCGAGAATTGTATGTCGCTCAAGATCAATCATCTACCCATATTTACAAGGACTCAACGCTTTACAACAGTCTGACAAAACATACGATGCCAGATGACCTGGTATTTGTAGATTCCGTTCCGGTTCAGGTCAGGAGTCTGGCAAGCCTCCATGATGCATCTGAACTCCCAACTGATATTGGTCTGGTAAAGATTGACACCGAAGGCTTTGACTTAGAAGTATTGCGGGGTATGGGAAATTACCACTATCCAGTTGTAATGACAGAATTTTGGGATCCCCACATTCCCTTTGGCCGCTCTGCTGCCTACAACCGCTTAGAAGATTTAGTGGGTGAAATGAAACGCAAGGGCTATCACTGGTATCTGACTATCTACAGAGTATGGGGCAGTGAAGGCATCTCATTTTATTGCAATCATCCCAGAACTGTGGAGCATTCGTGGGGAAATGTATTATTTTTCAAGAACTATGAAACTTTTTCCCATGCCTTAAAGTGGTGTTCAACGATTTTAGCGACAACTTATTTTAATTAA